A portion of the Polaribacter cellanae genome contains these proteins:
- a CDS encoding IS982 family transposase gives MISIDKITTIFCDIDDFCQVFEPALQKRTISGGKKKRNRSFKMSTSEILTITVLFHTSNIRTFKHFYLFYVQKHLTDEFPETVSYNRFVELMQSNMLPLIVFMKTCCLGKCTGISFIDSTPLRVCDKKRIKNNKVFKGIATTGKSTMGWFHGFKLHLLVNDKGDILNFIITQANVDDRTPIKEDNFLKKIVGSLYADKGYISKEITQLLFEDGLHLVTGIKNNMKNVLMTMRDKILLRKRSIIETINDQLKNIAQAEHSRHRSFSNFITNLVASLIAYSFQEKKPSIKFETESTAQLALFC, from the coding sequence ATGATTTCTATAGATAAAATTACTACAATTTTTTGTGATATTGACGATTTTTGTCAAGTTTTTGAGCCTGCTTTACAAAAAAGAACGATTTCAGGCGGAAAAAAGAAAAGAAATCGTTCTTTTAAAATGTCCACAAGTGAAATATTAACCATAACTGTTCTTTTTCACACAAGTAATATTAGAACATTCAAACATTTTTACCTTTTCTATGTTCAAAAGCATTTAACTGATGAATTCCCTGAGACAGTTTCTTATAATCGTTTTGTTGAGCTAATGCAAAGCAATATGCTTCCTTTGATAGTGTTTATGAAAACCTGTTGTTTGGGTAAATGTACAGGGATATCCTTTATAGATTCAACTCCTTTGAGAGTGTGTGACAAAAAGAGAATTAAAAATAATAAAGTCTTTAAAGGAATTGCGACTACTGGAAAGTCTACCATGGGATGGTTCCATGGTTTTAAATTACATCTATTAGTAAATGATAAAGGTGATATTCTGAACTTTATCATCACCCAAGCCAATGTAGACGATAGAACACCAATCAAAGAAGACAATTTTTTAAAAAAAATTGTAGGAAGTTTATACGCAGATAAAGGGTATATTTCAAAAGAAATCACTCAATTACTTTTTGAAGACGGACTGCATTTAGTTACTGGAATTAAAAATAATATGAAAAATGTACTAATGACAATGCGTGACAAAATTTTACTGCGTAAAAGATCAATTATAGAAACAATTAATGACCAACTTAAAAATATCGCCCAAGCTGAACATTCTAGACATAGAAGTTTTAGTAATTTTATCACAAATTTAGTAGCTAGCCTTATTGCTTATTCTTTTCAAGAAAAGAAACCATCTATTAAATTTGAAACAGAAAGTACAGCACAATTAGCTCTTTTTTGCTAA
- a CDS encoding AAA family ATPase → MPYLSTLHINKERKHPYPFDIPAIKYAKNLDVSNRVTFLVGENGSGKSTLLEAIACRLQLPHMDGSSYAKNSFDAAKTLLPFLELTWQIERSVGFFFRAEDFGDYLNSIHRVGTTIENQMGDLGDDVPKYIIDQMKESANYQLKQMRTNYGQELNAFSHGEAYLHIMNEMINTRGIYLLDEPEAALSPAKQLTLIAFIKNHLKTHNSQFIIATHSPMLLAFPKATIFEITENNMEKKELEETEHFNITKSFLNNPEAYLRHL, encoded by the coding sequence ATGCCCTATTTATCAACCTTACACATAAACAAAGAGCGTAAACATCCTTATCCGTTTGATATTCCTGCCATAAAATATGCTAAAAATTTAGATGTTTCTAATCGTGTTACTTTTTTGGTTGGCGAAAATGGTTCTGGAAAATCTACATTATTAGAGGCGATTGCTTGTCGCCTACAATTACCTCATATGGATGGAAGTAGTTACGCAAAAAATAGTTTCGATGCCGCAAAAACACTCTTACCTTTCTTAGAATTGACTTGGCAAATAGAGCGTTCTGTGGGTTTCTTTTTTAGAGCGGAAGATTTTGGAGATTATTTAAATAGTATTCATAGAGTTGGTACCACTATCGAAAACCAAATGGGCGATTTAGGGGACGATGTTCCTAAATACATTATCGATCAAATGAAGGAAAGTGCCAATTATCAATTAAAGCAAATGCGCACAAATTACGGACAGGAACTCAATGCTTTTTCTCATGGTGAAGCCTATCTTCATATCATGAATGAAATGATAAACACAAGAGGAATTTATCTGCTTGATGAACCTGAAGCTGCATTGTCTCCTGCAAAACAACTTACTTTAATTGCTTTTATAAAAAACCACTTAAAAACACATAATTCGCAGTTTATTATTGCAACACATTCACCTATGTTATTGGCTTTTCCTAAAGCGACCATTTTTGAAATCACCGAGAATAATATGGAGAAAAAGGAGTTAGAAGAGACTGAACATTTTAATATTACAAAGTCGTTTTTGAATAATCCTGAGGCTTATTTGAGACATCTTTGA
- a CDS encoding ribonuclease H1 domain-containing protein, protein MSKKKFYVVWNGRKKGIYTSWNVCKKQIDGFEGAQYKSFANLDEAEIAFSKKYEDYKGKNTKKPTLSKTEKAKYGSPSLESISVDAACSGNPGKMEYRGVLTHNKKEIFRKGPYKKGTNNIGEFLALVHGIALLKGKNKEDIPIYSDSKIAMSWVKQKRCKTNITFDASNKDLLELIKRAEKWLKENTFKNPILKWETKAWGEIPADFGRK, encoded by the coding sequence ATGAGTAAAAAAAAGTTTTATGTTGTTTGGAATGGACGTAAAAAAGGAATTTATACGTCTTGGAACGTCTGCAAAAAACAAATTGACGGCTTTGAAGGTGCGCAATACAAATCTTTCGCTAATTTAGACGAAGCAGAAATTGCTTTTTCTAAAAAATATGAAGATTATAAAGGTAAAAACACTAAAAAACCGACTTTATCTAAAACTGAAAAAGCAAAATATGGTTCTCCTAGTTTAGAAAGTATTTCTGTGGATGCTGCTTGTTCTGGAAATCCAGGGAAAATGGAATATAGAGGCGTACTTACTCATAATAAAAAAGAAATTTTTAGAAAAGGCCCTTATAAAAAAGGAACGAATAATATTGGAGAGTTTTTAGCTTTGGTGCATGGAATTGCTTTATTAAAAGGTAAAAACAAAGAAGATATTCCTATTTATTCCGATTCTAAAATTGCTATGAGCTGGGTAAAGCAAAAACGTTGTAAAACAAATATTACTTTCGATGCGTCTAACAAAGATTTATTAGAATTGATAAAAAGAGCTGAAAAATGGCTGAAAGAAAATACGTTTAAAAACCCAATTTTAAAATGGGAAACGAAAGCTTGGGGAGAAATTCCTGCGGATTTTGGGAGAAAGTAA
- a CDS encoding phosphoribosylglycinamide formyltransferase yields the protein MKRIVIFASGSGSNAENIIRFFNHTKTAKVTKVLCNNEHAKVFERCKNLKTNCLHFNREQFSKSDFVLNILKKEADFVILAGFLWKIPTNIINHFPKKIINIHPALLPKYGGKGMYGMHIHKAVKENEELETGITIHYVNANYDEGGIIFQAKTALNNADTLETIAEKIHILEQTYFPKVIEEVILSTNE from the coding sequence ATGAAGCGTATTGTTATTTTTGCATCTGGTTCTGGTTCGAACGCAGAAAACATTATCAGGTTTTTTAATCATACTAAAACCGCTAAGGTTACTAAAGTGTTGTGTAACAATGAACATGCCAAAGTTTTCGAACGTTGTAAAAACCTAAAAACTAACTGCTTACATTTCAATAGAGAGCAGTTCTCAAAATCAGATTTTGTATTAAATATTTTAAAAAAAGAGGCAGATTTTGTAATTCTTGCTGGTTTTTTATGGAAAATTCCAACCAATATTATCAATCATTTTCCTAAGAAAATTATTAATATTCATCCTGCATTGTTACCAAAGTATGGTGGAAAAGGAATGTATGGAATGCATATTCATAAAGCCGTAAAAGAGAATGAAGAATTGGAAACTGGCATTACAATTCACTATGTAAATGCAAATTACGACGAAGGTGGCATTATTTTTCAGGCAAAAACTGCGTTAAATAATGCAGATACTCTTGAAACAATCGCAGAAAAAATTCATATTTTGGAACAAACCTATTTTCCGAAGGTAATTGAAGAGGTAATTTTAAGTACAAATGAGTAA
- a CDS encoding acyl carrier protein, whose translation MSDIASRVKAIIVDKLGVDDNEVTTEASFTNDLGADSLDTVELIMEFEKEFDIQIPDDQAENIGTVGQAVSYIEEAKK comes from the coding sequence ATGTCAGACATTGCATCAAGAGTAAAAGCGATTATCGTAGACAAATTAGGCGTAGACGATAACGAAGTAACAACAGAAGCTAGCTTCACAAACGATTTAGGAGCAGATTCTTTAGATACTGTTGAGTTAATTATGGAATTCGAAAAAGAATTCGATATTCAAATTCCAGACGATCAAGCAGAAAACATCGGTACAGTTGGTCAAGCAGTTAGCTATATTGAAGAAGCAAAAAAATAA
- the fabF gene encoding beta-ketoacyl-ACP synthase II translates to MQLKRVVVTGLGALTPIGNNIEEYWNALVNGVSGAAPITYFDAAKFKTRFACELKNFNATDFMDRKEARKMDRFTQYAMVASDEAIADANLNIDEIDKLRVGVIWGAGIGGLETFQNEALNFGAGDGTPRFNPFFIPKMIADIAPGNISIKNGFMGPNYTTVSACASSANAMIDALNYIRLGTCDVIVTGGSEAAVAIAGVGGFNAMHALSTRNESPETASRPFDAERDGFVLGEGAGAMVLESYEHAKARGAKIYAEVIGGGMSSDAHHMTAPHPEGVGVIAVMKNCLENAGIKPKDVDHINTHGTSTPLGDVAELKAISEVFGDHAKNININSTKSMTGHLLGAAGAIESIASILAMKHGVIPPTINHKNVDENINPELNLTLNKAQKREINVAMSNTFGFGGHNACVAFKKLDE, encoded by the coding sequence ATGCAGTTAAAACGAGTTGTAGTCACTGGACTTGGCGCACTAACGCCAATTGGTAATAATATTGAAGAATATTGGAACGCTTTAGTTAACGGAGTTAGCGGAGCAGCACCTATCACTTACTTTGATGCTGCCAAGTTCAAAACTCGTTTTGCATGTGAATTGAAAAATTTCAACGCGACCGATTTTATGGACAGAAAAGAGGCGCGTAAAATGGATAGATTTACGCAGTATGCTATGGTTGCTTCAGATGAAGCAATTGCAGATGCGAACTTAAATATAGATGAAATAGACAAATTACGTGTTGGCGTAATTTGGGGAGCAGGAATTGGAGGCTTAGAAACTTTCCAGAACGAGGCGTTAAATTTTGGAGCTGGAGATGGCACACCAAGATTTAATCCTTTCTTTATCCCAAAAATGATTGCAGATATTGCTCCTGGAAATATTTCCATTAAAAATGGATTTATGGGGCCAAATTATACTACAGTTTCTGCCTGTGCATCCTCTGCAAATGCGATGATAGATGCTTTAAATTACATTCGTTTAGGAACTTGCGATGTTATTGTAACTGGAGGCTCTGAAGCCGCTGTTGCAATCGCTGGTGTTGGTGGCTTTAACGCAATGCATGCTTTATCTACAAGAAACGAAAGCCCAGAAACAGCATCGAGACCTTTTGATGCGGAAAGAGATGGTTTTGTTTTAGGAGAAGGAGCAGGTGCTATGGTTTTAGAAAGTTACGAACATGCAAAAGCAAGAGGTGCAAAAATTTATGCAGAAGTTATTGGAGGAGGAATGTCTTCTGATGCACACCACATGACAGCTCCACATCCAGAAGGTGTTGGTGTAATTGCAGTAATGAAAAACTGTTTAGAAAATGCAGGAATTAAACCAAAAGATGTAGATCATATTAATACACATGGTACTTCTACTCCTTTAGGCGATGTTGCCGAATTAAAAGCGATTTCCGAAGTTTTTGGAGATCATGCTAAGAATATCAATATAAACTCAACAAAATCTATGACAGGTCACTTATTAGGTGCTGCAGGAGCGATTGAGTCTATCGCGTCTATTTTAGCAATGAAACATGGAGTTATTCCACCAACCATCAACCACAAAAATGTGGATGAAAACATTAATCCAGAATTAAATTTAACACTTAATAAGGCTCAAAAAAGAGAAATTAACGTGGCAATGAGTAATACTTTTGGATTTGGAGGACATAATGCTTGCGTTGCTTTCAAGAAATTAGATGAATAA
- the rnc gene encoding ribonuclease III produces MNLFRKIVQSHKKEEEAELFHELKKLLNFSPKKIERYRKAFTHRSVQKLDKDGNPINYERLEFLGDSILGSVIASYLYKKVPEGTEGYLTQMRSKIVSREHLNELGKDLNLIKFVDSNIDQANVGDNIHGNIFEALIGAIYLDKGYNFCQKFIHENVIAPYVDIEKLEGKITSYKGVIIEWCQKQKKKYIFDTYEDSGNEVVKHFSVKISIDGEQIAKGRATSKKKAEEQASKRVYFAFQDEISLD; encoded by the coding sequence ATGAATTTATTTCGTAAAATAGTCCAATCTCATAAAAAAGAAGAGGAAGCAGAATTATTTCACGAACTAAAAAAACTACTAAATTTTTCTCCAAAGAAAATAGAAAGATATAGAAAAGCTTTCACACATAGGTCTGTACAAAAGTTAGATAAAGATGGAAACCCTATTAACTACGAACGCTTAGAATTTTTGGGAGACTCTATTTTAGGCTCTGTAATCGCCTCTTATTTATATAAAAAAGTTCCAGAAGGTACAGAAGGATACTTAACGCAAATGCGCTCTAAAATTGTTAGCAGAGAGCATTTAAATGAACTTGGCAAAGACCTAAACTTAATTAAGTTTGTAGATAGTAATATCGATCAAGCCAATGTTGGCGATAACATTCATGGAAATATTTTTGAAGCTTTAATTGGAGCAATTTATTTAGACAAAGGCTATAATTTTTGTCAGAAATTTATCCACGAAAACGTAATTGCACCTTATGTAGATATTGAAAAACTCGAAGGCAAAATTACCAGTTACAAAGGTGTAATAATAGAGTGGTGCCAAAAGCAAAAGAAAAAGTATATTTTCGATACCTACGAAGATTCTGGCAACGAAGTAGTAAAACACTTTAGTGTAAAAATAAGTATCGATGGCGAACAAATAGCCAAAGGAAGAGCTACTTCTAAGAAAAAAGCAGAGGAACAAGCTTCCAAAAGGGTGTATTTTGCATTTCAAGACGAAATTTCATTAGACTAA
- a CDS encoding IPExxxVDY family protein, whose product MQIHALGLEDFCEEEYSLIGIHTALEDYKLAYLLNKNLNTRLSKSPKDLEFESNQKKGSFSLYNFSSKKYDFEWFLIANSFKRENQTEPNELLLTTETKTYLIPEKKKVDFFIKISGEVGYEYVSETVNKIKSIEQIITCYSIDKNTLKSKDFLIF is encoded by the coding sequence ATGCAAATTCATGCTTTAGGTTTAGAGGATTTCTGTGAAGAAGAATACTCGTTAATTGGTATTCATACAGCATTAGAAGATTACAAACTGGCATATTTGTTAAATAAAAATTTAAATACACGTTTATCTAAATCGCCAAAAGATTTAGAATTTGAAAGCAATCAAAAAAAAGGGTCGTTTTCTCTCTATAATTTCTCAAGCAAAAAATATGACTTTGAGTGGTTTTTAATTGCAAATAGCTTTAAAAGAGAAAACCAAACCGAACCAAACGAATTATTATTAACTACAGAAACGAAAACATATTTAATTCCAGAAAAGAAAAAGGTCGACTTTTTTATTAAGATTTCTGGAGAAGTTGGGTACGAATACGTTTCGGAAACAGTAAATAAAATTAAAAGTATTGAGCAGATAATAACATGCTATTCAATAGATAAAAACACACTAAAGTCTAAAGACTTTTTAATATTTTAA
- the pyk gene encoding pyruvate kinase, with amino-acid sequence MKPYKKTKIVATLGPATDTKEILKNLAIEGVNVFRINFSHADYDNVRENVKRIREVNEENGFNVAILADLQGPKLRVGVMEEDVVLKDGDFFTFTTERCIGNKQKAFMTYQRFPKDVKVGEQILVDDGKLLFEVVSTDKNTEVVVKTIVGGALKSKKGVNLPNTAISLPALTKKDMEDAVFALSLNVDWMALSFVRTPEDLRMLRDLIDEHSDYRVPVIAKIEKPEAVANIDSLIPYCDGLMVARGDLGVEIPMQEVPLIQKMLVERAKKARIPVIIATQMMETMIDNSVPTRAEVNDVANSIMDGADAVMLSGETSVGKHPLRVIRKMREIIVSVENSELIKVPDAAPHIRTNRFITKAVCHHAALMANDIEAAAISTLTNSGYTAFQISAWRPQSKILAFSSEKRILGKLNLLWGVKAFYYDKNLSTDDTVVDINKISKEKGFVKEGDLMINLTSMPVEAKGMVNTLRVSEID; translated from the coding sequence ATGAAACCATACAAAAAAACAAAAATAGTAGCAACCCTAGGTCCAGCTACAGATACGAAAGAAATACTTAAAAACTTAGCCATAGAAGGTGTAAATGTTTTTAGAATTAATTTCTCGCATGCAGACTACGATAATGTAAGAGAAAACGTAAAGAGAATTCGCGAAGTTAACGAAGAAAACGGATTCAATGTTGCGATTTTAGCAGATTTACAAGGTCCTAAATTGCGTGTTGGAGTTATGGAAGAAGATGTTGTTTTAAAAGACGGAGATTTTTTTACATTTACCACAGAAAGATGTATTGGAAATAAGCAAAAAGCATTTATGACCTACCAACGTTTTCCAAAAGACGTAAAAGTCGGAGAACAAATTTTGGTAGACGATGGTAAGTTGTTATTCGAAGTTGTATCTACAGATAAAAACACAGAAGTAGTTGTAAAAACAATTGTTGGTGGCGCTTTAAAATCTAAAAAAGGAGTAAACTTACCAAATACAGCAATTTCTTTACCAGCTTTAACAAAAAAAGATATGGAAGACGCCGTTTTTGCATTGAGCTTAAATGTAGATTGGATGGCACTTTCTTTCGTAAGAACACCAGAAGATTTAAGAATGTTACGCGATTTAATCGACGAGCATTCCGATTATAGAGTTCCTGTAATTGCGAAAATAGAAAAGCCAGAAGCTGTTGCAAATATAGATTCTTTAATTCCTTATTGTGATGGATTAATGGTTGCTCGTGGAGATTTAGGAGTAGAAATTCCAATGCAAGAAGTTCCATTAATTCAAAAAATGCTAGTTGAAAGAGCTAAAAAAGCAAGAATTCCTGTAATTATTGCCACACAAATGATGGAAACAATGATCGATAATTCTGTGCCAACAAGAGCAGAGGTAAACGATGTTGCAAACTCGATTATGGATGGTGCAGATGCAGTAATGCTTTCAGGAGAAACTTCTGTAGGGAAACACCCTTTAAGAGTAATTCGAAAAATGAGAGAAATTATTGTAAGTGTAGAAAATTCAGAGCTAATTAAAGTTCCAGATGCAGCACCACACATTAGAACAAACAGATTTATTACAAAAGCAGTTTGTCATCATGCAGCATTAATGGCGAATGATATTGAAGCAGCTGCAATTTCTACGCTAACAAATAGTGGTTATACAGCGTTTCAAATTTCTGCCTGGAGACCACAATCTAAAATATTAGCATTTTCATCTGAAAAAAGAATTTTAGGAAAACTAAACTTACTTTGGGGTGTAAAAGCTTTTTATTATGATAAAAATTTAAGTACAGATGATACTGTTGTAGATATTAACAAAATATCCAAAGAAAAAGGGTTTGTAAAAGAAGGCGATTTAATGATTAATCTTACCTCTATGCCAGTTGAGGCAA